A region of Actinobacillus porcitonsillarum DNA encodes the following proteins:
- the cpxA gene encoding envelope stress sensor histidine kinase CpxA has product MSVRNYLVFKLFTYFSCTFFSILFITFTVSQLDERRLVPIKEQDITFLKKESDKVKKRFDLDDAFERDISIETPNGLELILVDKETDIVSGMDQSNVKPLLAFIYQTEGAERPMSRSIEEYRINGPFPLSTTKREYNAYYLFKVKVQEAWLNNLFDNPLTMTALLLALTLPVIFILSWRITRPLRALRLTANAVARGTLQINPKIERQGVKEFRDVGRSMNYMIASLEELSQHQQRLLSDISHELKTPLARLQLATAILKKKIGESNETQRIENEIQKMNVMVLDLLAISRQQVNQHATRTTFVVDDIWRDVLEDAKFETEHNNIALVIKNELPNHKKFYINGNVALLASAMENIIRNAQKYAHSQINVVFSLENENENENENENERLIISVDDDGPGVPESELEQIFRPFYRIDEARARHTGGTGLGLAIVANAAKQHRGTVKAMKSPMGGLRVELSIPLWFE; this is encoded by the coding sequence ATGTCTGTTAGAAACTATCTCGTTTTTAAACTTTTTACATACTTTAGTTGCACATTTTTCTCTATTCTTTTTATTACTTTTACTGTTTCTCAACTAGATGAAAGACGTTTAGTACCTATAAAAGAACAAGATATCACATTCCTAAAGAAAGAAAGCGATAAAGTCAAAAAACGATTTGACCTTGATGATGCATTTGAACGAGACATTTCTATTGAGACACCAAATGGTTTAGAACTAATTCTTGTAGATAAAGAAACAGATATTGTGAGTGGAATGGATCAAAGTAATGTAAAACCTCTATTGGCCTTTATCTATCAAACAGAAGGTGCTGAACGCCCAATGTCACGCAGTATTGAAGAATACCGTATAAATGGGCCATTCCCTTTGTCCACAACAAAACGTGAATATAATGCATACTATCTTTTTAAAGTAAAAGTTCAAGAAGCTTGGTTAAACAATCTTTTTGATAATCCATTAACTATGACAGCATTGCTGTTAGCACTAACACTTCCTGTTATTTTTATTCTTTCATGGCGAATTACACGTCCATTAAGGGCATTACGTTTAACTGCAAATGCTGTAGCGAGAGGTACATTACAAATCAACCCTAAAATTGAACGACAAGGTGTAAAGGAGTTCCGTGATGTAGGCCGTAGTATGAATTATATGATCGCCTCACTTGAAGAACTAAGCCAACATCAACAAAGGTTATTATCAGATATTTCACACGAGTTAAAAACCCCTTTAGCTCGTTTACAACTTGCAACAGCAATATTGAAAAAGAAAATCGGCGAAAGCAATGAAACACAACGCATTGAAAATGAGATTCAGAAAATGAATGTCATGGTGCTTGATTTATTAGCAATTTCTCGCCAACAAGTGAATCAGCATGCTACACGTACAACTTTTGTGGTAGATGATATTTGGCGGGATGTATTAGAAGATGCAAAATTTGAAACTGAACACAATAATATTGCATTAGTTATAAAGAATGAATTACCAAATCATAAAAAATTTTATATCAATGGTAATGTCGCTTTATTAGCCAGTGCAATGGAAAATATTATCAGAAATGCACAGAAATACGCACATTCTCAAATTAACGTGGTATTCTCCTTGGAGAATGAGAATGAGAATGAGAATGAGAATGAGAATGAAAGGCTGATTATCTCTGTTGATGATGATGGTCCAGGTGTTCCAGAATCAGAATTGGAACAAATTTTCCGTCCTTTCTACCGTATTGATGAAGCAAGAGCAAGACATACTGGGGGAACCGGTTTAGGTTTAGCTATCGTTGCAAATGCAGCTAAACAACATCGAGGGACCGTGAAAGCGATGAAAAGCCCTATGGGAGGGCTTCGAGTTGAACTCTCTATTCCTCTTTGGTTTGAATAA